A genomic segment from Flammeovirga pectinis encodes:
- a CDS encoding RagB/SusD family nutrient uptake outer membrane protein, which translates to MKRLINISTLLVALLGLTTACNYLDKEPLHAVSDETFWKNQNEARAFLDNIYNSITPWDHLYTESATDNAYLRYPWEGSDLRDYTAGVHTSFTGFCGWWFSYTDIRNCYEFLNRVDDVPGIDATENTEMRAEVHFFLASEYFDMWKVYKEVPLVDKLLTLEEADVPTATEEEIKAFIVENIDIAIAGLPETRSDGRLTKAAAEMLKADYLLWIADYAGVATLTGDIIKSGNYALEANYDDLFHSSTQTGTKENILWREYKNGVTEDWANYLNYAFLPNGFGGGWSSISPSTLLADAYEAKDGSYPYTTSPLYDPVNDPKGYTIRDSRFEETILYDGVYYESILYNPLDLTEGNPNKIGGSNCTLTGYNFRKYTDMDKVTHSLCDVNNYVYRYAETLLMFAEAQNEITGPTTEIYNAINQIRTRAGMPNVNQSIYNSKDALRELIQRERRVEFAGESKRFWDTWRWGQNKYGSPAHWSENTLTNDMESVDYEHADGDSYTDFLRKRRDGGMGDRTYVFPIPQTALDVSKNITQHPAWR; encoded by the coding sequence ATGAAAAGATTAATCAATATATCAACTTTACTAGTAGCCTTACTTGGGTTAACTACAGCTTGTAACTATTTAGATAAAGAACCTTTACATGCTGTTTCTGATGAGACTTTTTGGAAGAATCAGAACGAAGCAAGAGCATTTTTAGACAATATCTATAATTCTATAACACCTTGGGATCATTTATATACAGAAAGTGCAACAGATAATGCCTATTTAAGATACCCTTGGGAAGGAAGTGATTTAAGAGACTATACTGCAGGCGTTCATACATCATTCACAGGTTTCTGTGGATGGTGGTTTTCTTACACAGATATAAGAAACTGCTACGAATTTCTAAATAGAGTAGATGATGTACCGGGTATTGACGCAACAGAAAATACAGAAATGCGTGCGGAAGTACATTTCTTCTTGGCTTCTGAATATTTTGATATGTGGAAAGTGTACAAAGAAGTGCCACTTGTAGATAAATTGCTGACATTAGAAGAAGCAGATGTACCAACAGCCACAGAAGAAGAAATAAAAGCCTTTATTGTAGAAAACATTGATATTGCAATTGCAGGTTTGCCAGAAACTAGATCAGATGGCCGCTTAACCAAAGCTGCTGCAGAAATGCTAAAAGCAGATTACTTACTTTGGATTGCAGATTATGCTGGGGTGGCAACACTTACAGGAGATATTATTAAATCTGGTAATTATGCTTTAGAAGCAAATTATGACGATCTTTTTCATTCTTCAACACAAACAGGCACTAAAGAAAATATACTTTGGAGAGAGTATAAAAACGGAGTGACAGAAGATTGGGCTAACTATCTTAATTATGCTTTTCTTCCAAATGGTTTTGGCGGAGGCTGGTCTTCTATTTCGCCATCTACTTTATTGGCAGATGCTTACGAAGCAAAAGATGGTAGTTACCCTTACACTACTTCTCCTTTATATGATCCGGTAAATGATCCAAAAGGATATACAATTCGTGATTCTAGGTTTGAAGAAACCATTTTGTACGATGGGGTTTATTACGAAAGTATTTTATACAATCCACTTGATTTAACCGAAGGGAATCCAAATAAAATTGGCGGAAGTAACTGTACTTTAACAGGCTATAATTTTAGAAAATATACAGACATGGATAAAGTAACGCACTCCCTATGTGATGTAAATAATTACGTCTATAGATATGCAGAAACATTATTGATGTTTGCAGAAGCACAGAACGAAATAACAGGACCTACAACAGAAATATATAATGCAATTAATCAAATAAGAACTAGAGCAGGTATGCCTAACGTTAATCAATCTATCTATAACTCAAAAGATGCTCTCCGAGAATTAATTCAAAGAGAAAGACGAGTGGAGTTTGCAGGAGAGTCAAAACGTTTTTGGGATACTTGGCGATGGGGTCAAAATAAATACGGAAGCCCAGCACATTGGTCAGAAAACACACTTACAAACGATATGGAAAGTGTAGATTATGAACATGCTGATGGCGACAGTTATACAGATTTCTTAAGAAAAAGAAGAGATGGAGGTATGGG